One Melanotaenia boesemani isolate fMelBoe1 chromosome 8, fMelBoe1.pri, whole genome shotgun sequence DNA segment encodes these proteins:
- the rpap2 gene encoding putative RNA polymerase II subunit B1 CTD phosphatase rpap2 isoform X2 → MEANDRRRSGGSNKTSKKGGRRIKQLTAEEEERRREEVKEKLRQKLELERRALQVVERLLDDSVEEDFLVDCAKFITPTNYKDTVEERFIAKLCGYPVCPNKLDKIPTQQFKISTKTNRVYDITERKRFCSNFCYKASKEFELQISKMPLWLRPYETPPEIMLLKKGDGGRSGEEVMLSEKCLNKEDIENPSEELHSSLQTPAGVVHSDSSDDEEEQDFVSSVVSQQQKPRVHWGDLPKHKDNKEEGQWEAERTKKQTRGRCKEATECQSQNRGNVESKEMHAEESRELHKVNTDQEVQEEQDLPEVSGVDEAFSKLNLCSITETETILPETKQSENKPSSTLTPAYQDNQTTASSSPPGLNITQVGMSKRGAAGLRHLLKNQEAKPDSVRLSLIECLRRTLKEWSTEETLRFLYGADHSLGSPFADVKEEKEELDEDDIEDVVMAADAGVQKRPSATTPDYETLQKDTQQLEVRVRDFYKGTWILPEEVQELNGNEVTVQDQSIKDPVLPLIDSQAQHLIQKRITVEKLSSCLKNIIGQLHLSMSDVSTDLNNLVRTFRFTNTNILHKTPEWTLIAVVLLHLLSEVSPLVRAALETSASVEYLNTLMEELGLQEQDLLNLVQLFKSTTHCQP, encoded by the exons ATGGAGGCTAACGACCGGAGAAGGAGCGGAGGCTCCAACAAAACCTCCAAAAAGG GTGGGAGACGTATCAAACAACTCActgctgaagaagaagaaagacg GagggaggaggtgaaggagAAGCTGAGGCAGAAGCTGGAACTGGAAAGAAGAGCTCTGCAGGTGGTGGAGCGTCTCCTGGACGACAGCGTGGAAGAGGACTTCCTGGTTGACTGT GCCAAGTTCATCACTCCAACTAACTACAAAGACACCGTAGAGGAGAGATTCATCGCTAAGCTGTGTGGATATCCCGTATGTCCGAATAAACTGGACAAG atcCCAACTCAGCAGTTCAAGATTTCTACTAAGACCAACAGGGTGTACGACATCACAGAGCGCAAG CGTTTTTGCAGTAACTTCTGCTACAAAGCCTCCAAAGAGTTTGAGCTACAAATCTCAAAGATGCCTCTGTGGCTCAGACCGTATGAGAC TCCTCCAGAAATAATGCTGCTGAAGAAAGGAGATGG TGGGAGATCTGGTGAGGAGGTGatgctgtcagagaagtgcctCAATAAGGAGGACATTGAGAACCCATCTGAGGAGCTTCACAGCTCTCTGCAAACCCCTGCAGGAGTTGTCCACAGCGACAGCAGCGATGATGAAGAAGAGCAGGACTTTGTCTCCAGTGTTGTCTCCCAGCAGCAGAAACCTCGGGTGCACTGGGGCGACCTGCCGAAACACAAAGATAATAAGGAAGAGGGACAATGGGAGGCTGAGAGGACAAAGAAGCAGACCAGAGGCAGATGTAAAGAGGCGACTGAATGTCAAAGTCAAAACAGAGGAAATGTAGAAAGTAAAGAGATGCATGCAGAAGAATCCAGAGAGCTGCACAAAGTAAACACTGATCAAGAAGTTCAGGAAGAGCAGGACTTACCTGAAGTCTCAGGTGTGGATGAAGCCTTTTCTAAGTTAAATCTATGCAGTataacagagacagagacaatcCTGCCAGAAACaaaacagtcagaaaacaaACCTTCTTCAACTCTGACTCCTGCTTATCAGGACAACCAGACCACAGCTTCATCCAGCCCACCGGGCCTCAACATCACCCAGGTGGGTAtgagcaagagaggagcagcaGGGCTGCGACACCTCCTGAAGAACCAGGAGGCCAAACCCGACTCGGTGCGTCTGAGTCTCATTGAGTGTCTGAGGAGAACGTTGAAGGAATGGTCCACAGAGGAGACGCTGAGGTTCCTGTACGGCGCCGATCACTCGCTGGGTTCGCCGTTCGCTGAtgtgaaagaagaaaaggaggagtTGGATGAAGATGACATTGAGGATGTTGTGATGGCGGCTGATGCTGGAGTGCAAAAGAGGCCATCTGCAACAACGCCGGACTACGAGACGCTGCAGAAGGACACACAGCAGCTGGAGGTCCGGGTCAGGGATTTTTACAAGGGGACCTGGATTCTTCCTGAAGAGGTCCAGGAGCTAAATGGAAACGAG GTAACAGTCCAGGACCAGAGCATCAAGGATCCAGTTCTGCCACTTATCGACTCTCAGGCTCAGCATCTCATCCAGAAACGGATCACAGTGGAGAAGCTCAGCAGCTG CCTCAAGAACATCATAGGTCAGCTGCATCTCAGCATGAGTGACGTCTCCACAGACCTGAACAACCTGGTCAGGACTTTCAG gtTCACCAACACAAACATCCTCCACAAAACTCCAGAGTGGACCCTGATAGCCGTGGTGCTTCTACATCT ATTGTCAGAGGTGTCTCCTTTGGTGCGGGCAGCCTTGGAAACGTCAGCGTCTGTGGAGTATCTGAACACACTGATGGAGGAGCTCGGCCTACAGGAGCAGGACCTGCTGAACTTAGTCCAGCTCTTTAAGTCCACAACACACTGTCAACCATAA
- the rpap2 gene encoding putative RNA polymerase II subunit B1 CTD phosphatase rpap2 isoform X1, with the protein MEANDRRRSGGSNKTSKKGGRRIKQLTAEEEERRREEVKEKLRQKLELERRALQVVERLLDDSVEEDFLVDCAKFITPTNYKDTVEERFIAKLCGYPVCPNKLDKIPTQQFKISTKTNRVYDITERKRFCSNFCYKASKEFELQISKMPLWLRPYETPPEIMLLKKGDGGRSGEEVMLSEKCLNKEDIENPSEELHSSLQTPAGVVHSDSSDDEEEQDFVSSVVSQQQKPRVHWGDLPKHKDNKEEGQWEAERTKKQTRGRCKEATECQSQNRGNVESKEMHAEESRELHKVNTDQEVQEEQDLPEVSGVDEAFSKLNLCSITETETILPETKQSENKPSSTLTPAYQDNQTTASSSPPGLNITQVGMSKRGAAGLRHLLKNQEAKPDSVRLSLIECLRRTLKEWSTEETLRFLYGADHSLGSPFADVKEEKEELDEDDIEDVVMAADAGVQKRPSATTPDYETLQKDTQQLEVRVRDFYKGTWILPEEVQELNGNEEQVTVQDQSIKDPVLPLIDSQAQHLIQKRITVEKLSSCLKNIIGQLHLSMSDVSTDLNNLVRTFRFTNTNILHKTPEWTLIAVVLLHLLSEVSPLVRAALETSASVEYLNTLMEELGLQEQDLLNLVQLFKSTTHCQP; encoded by the exons ATGGAGGCTAACGACCGGAGAAGGAGCGGAGGCTCCAACAAAACCTCCAAAAAGG GTGGGAGACGTATCAAACAACTCActgctgaagaagaagaaagacg GagggaggaggtgaaggagAAGCTGAGGCAGAAGCTGGAACTGGAAAGAAGAGCTCTGCAGGTGGTGGAGCGTCTCCTGGACGACAGCGTGGAAGAGGACTTCCTGGTTGACTGT GCCAAGTTCATCACTCCAACTAACTACAAAGACACCGTAGAGGAGAGATTCATCGCTAAGCTGTGTGGATATCCCGTATGTCCGAATAAACTGGACAAG atcCCAACTCAGCAGTTCAAGATTTCTACTAAGACCAACAGGGTGTACGACATCACAGAGCGCAAG CGTTTTTGCAGTAACTTCTGCTACAAAGCCTCCAAAGAGTTTGAGCTACAAATCTCAAAGATGCCTCTGTGGCTCAGACCGTATGAGAC TCCTCCAGAAATAATGCTGCTGAAGAAAGGAGATGG TGGGAGATCTGGTGAGGAGGTGatgctgtcagagaagtgcctCAATAAGGAGGACATTGAGAACCCATCTGAGGAGCTTCACAGCTCTCTGCAAACCCCTGCAGGAGTTGTCCACAGCGACAGCAGCGATGATGAAGAAGAGCAGGACTTTGTCTCCAGTGTTGTCTCCCAGCAGCAGAAACCTCGGGTGCACTGGGGCGACCTGCCGAAACACAAAGATAATAAGGAAGAGGGACAATGGGAGGCTGAGAGGACAAAGAAGCAGACCAGAGGCAGATGTAAAGAGGCGACTGAATGTCAAAGTCAAAACAGAGGAAATGTAGAAAGTAAAGAGATGCATGCAGAAGAATCCAGAGAGCTGCACAAAGTAAACACTGATCAAGAAGTTCAGGAAGAGCAGGACTTACCTGAAGTCTCAGGTGTGGATGAAGCCTTTTCTAAGTTAAATCTATGCAGTataacagagacagagacaatcCTGCCAGAAACaaaacagtcagaaaacaaACCTTCTTCAACTCTGACTCCTGCTTATCAGGACAACCAGACCACAGCTTCATCCAGCCCACCGGGCCTCAACATCACCCAGGTGGGTAtgagcaagagaggagcagcaGGGCTGCGACACCTCCTGAAGAACCAGGAGGCCAAACCCGACTCGGTGCGTCTGAGTCTCATTGAGTGTCTGAGGAGAACGTTGAAGGAATGGTCCACAGAGGAGACGCTGAGGTTCCTGTACGGCGCCGATCACTCGCTGGGTTCGCCGTTCGCTGAtgtgaaagaagaaaaggaggagtTGGATGAAGATGACATTGAGGATGTTGTGATGGCGGCTGATGCTGGAGTGCAAAAGAGGCCATCTGCAACAACGCCGGACTACGAGACGCTGCAGAAGGACACACAGCAGCTGGAGGTCCGGGTCAGGGATTTTTACAAGGGGACCTGGATTCTTCCTGAAGAGGTCCAGGAGCTAAATGGAAACGAG GAGCAGGTAACAGTCCAGGACCAGAGCATCAAGGATCCAGTTCTGCCACTTATCGACTCTCAGGCTCAGCATCTCATCCAGAAACGGATCACAGTGGAGAAGCTCAGCAGCTG CCTCAAGAACATCATAGGTCAGCTGCATCTCAGCATGAGTGACGTCTCCACAGACCTGAACAACCTGGTCAGGACTTTCAG gtTCACCAACACAAACATCCTCCACAAAACTCCAGAGTGGACCCTGATAGCCGTGGTGCTTCTACATCT ATTGTCAGAGGTGTCTCCTTTGGTGCGGGCAGCCTTGGAAACGTCAGCGTCTGTGGAGTATCTGAACACACTGATGGAGGAGCTCGGCCTACAGGAGCAGGACCTGCTGAACTTAGTCCAGCTCTTTAAGTCCACAACACACTGTCAACCATAA
- the gfi1aa gene encoding growth factor independent 1A transcription repressor a: MPRSFLVKSKRAHSYHQPRYLDDDYNRLETIMAHVCAERKSHREFESNFEPREETTPGAESRQPPGSRMGSPGSLSSSSPLSCGGSVCDRSSDCDFWRPPSPSSSPDSEKCSTPAPEDGNFNIPIFPYSWSTYSGTELRHLVQGPYQHHLRRHRGSHSPVSFYGADDSGGERVYAQRGLGAGCYQDISSTALQMCRMRDGEELFAGGKQQPPRVAEIKSEEDFMQSNLEENGSYKCIKCCKVFSTPHGLEVHVRRSHSGTRPFECGICGKTFGHAVSLDQHRAVHSQERSFSCKICGKSFKRSSTLSTHLLIHSDTRPYPCQYCGKRFHQKSDMKKHTFIHTGEKPHKCQVCGKAFSQSSNLITHSRKHTGFKPFGCDLCGKGFQRKVDLRRHKETQHGLK, encoded by the exons ATGCCGAGGTCATTCCTGGTGAAGAGCAAAAGGGCCCACAGTTACCACCAACCCCGCTACCTGGACGATGACTACAATAGGCTGGAAACTATTATGGCTCACGTGTGCGCAG AGAGAAAATCTCACAGGGAGTTTGAGTCTAACTTTGAGCCGCGGGAGGAGACGACCCCCGGCGCTGAGAGCAGGCAACCCCCCGGGTCCAGGATGGGGTCTCCAGGCTCGCTGTCCTCCAGCTCCCCGCTGAGCTGCGGGGGCAGCGTGTGTGATCGGTCCTCCGACTGTGATTTCTGGCGTCCGCCGTCTCCCTCCTCCTCACCAG ATTCAGAGAAATGTTCCACACCCGCACCGGAAGACGGTAACTTCAACATCCCAATCTTTCCTTACTCCTGGTCCACGTACTCCGGCACCgagctcaggcatctggttcaAGGGCCTTATCAGCACCACCTGCGGCGCCACAGGGGGTCTCACTCACCCGTCAGCTTCTATGGGGCGGATGACAGCGGTGGTGAGCGAGTTTACGCACAGCGGGGCCTCGGGGCCGGATGTTACCAGGACATTTCTTCAACGGCCCTCCAAATGTGCAGGATGCGGGATGGAGAGGAGCTGTTTGCGGGTGGAAAGCAACAGCCGCCCCGCGTTGCGGAAATCAAATCTGAAGAGGATTTTATGCAATCTAACCTCGAAGAAAATGGATCTTACAAGTGCATTAAATGCTGCAAG GTGTTCTCCACGCCTCATGGGCTGGAGGTCCATGTGCGGCGCTCACACAGCGGAACGAGGCCGTTTGAATGTGGAATCTGCGGGAAAACCTTTGGACACGCAGTGAGCTTGGATCAGCACAGGGCGGTCCACTCACAG gAGAGGAGCTTTAGCTGTAAAATATGTGGCAAAAGCTTTAAGCGTTCCTCCACGTTGTCCACGCATCTGCTCATCCACTCGGACACGCGGCCTTATCCGTGCCAGTACTGCGGGAAGAGGTTCCACCAAAAATCTGACAtgaaaaaacacactttcatcCACACAG GTGAGAAGCCGCACAAGTGTCAGGTGTGCGGGAAGGCCTTCAGTCAGAGCTCCAACCTCATCACGCACAGCAGGAAACACACAGGCTTCAAGCCGTTCGGCTGCGACCTGTGCGGGAAAGGTTTCCAGAGGAAAGTGGACCTGAGGAGACACAAGGAGACCCAACACGGACTGAAATAA